The proteins below come from a single Prolixibacter sp. NT017 genomic window:
- a CDS encoding zinc metallopeptidase translates to MIWIIFIGFALLSWLVSYQLKSRFKEYSKIPTANGMSGRDVAEQMLRDHGIQGVRIGTVSGQLSDHYNPANKTINLSRDVYYGHSIAAAAIAAHECGHAVQHARAYEWLGLRSKLVPIVSATSKYTMWILLAGIFTVQRFPAIMLIGIILFGLTTLFSFITLPVEINASSRALAWLKTTGITTVQTQGKAFDALKWAAYTYVIAALASLATLVYYILIFMGARR, encoded by the coding sequence ATGATTTGGATTATTTTCATCGGTTTTGCTCTATTGAGCTGGTTGGTAAGTTACCAGCTGAAAAGCCGCTTCAAAGAATACAGCAAGATTCCAACAGCCAACGGAATGAGCGGACGTGACGTGGCTGAGCAGATGTTGCGGGATCATGGAATTCAAGGGGTAAGGATTGGAACCGTTTCGGGGCAGCTAAGCGACCATTATAATCCTGCCAACAAAACAATTAATCTGAGCCGTGATGTGTATTACGGTCATAGTATTGCAGCTGCAGCCATCGCAGCTCACGAATGTGGACACGCGGTCCAGCACGCCAGAGCTTACGAGTGGTTGGGCTTACGCTCGAAATTGGTCCCGATTGTGAGCGCTACTTCAAAATACACGATGTGGATTTTGCTGGCCGGTATTTTTACCGTTCAGCGTTTCCCGGCCATCATGCTGATCGGTATCATCCTGTTTGGACTAACTACGCTGTTTAGTTTCATTACCCTTCCGGTAGAAATTAATGCCAGTAGTCGCGCTTTGGCCTGGTTGAAAACAACGGGTATTACAACGGTTCAGACTCAGGGAAAAGCTTTTGATGCTTTAAAATGGGCTGCATATACTTATGTCATTGCAGCTTTAGCATCCCTGGCAACTCTGGTTTATTATATATTAATATTCATGGGAGCCCGAAGATAA
- a CDS encoding NAD(P) transhydrogenase subunit alpha: MEQVLVYFYTYKEVIFVIALSIFLGIEVISHVPSVLHTPLMSGANAISGVIIIGGIILVGHADTSHISIELVLGIFAIIFATLNVAGGFVVTDRMLEMFKKKKK, from the coding sequence ATGGAACAAGTATTAGTTTATTTCTATACCTACAAAGAAGTCATCTTTGTCATCGCTCTATCTATTTTTCTTGGTATTGAAGTGATTTCGCATGTACCGTCGGTGTTGCATACGCCGCTCATGTCGGGTGCCAATGCCATCAGCGGTGTTATCATCATCGGGGGAATTATCCTGGTCGGTCATGCCGATACGAGCCATATTTCCATCGAACTGGTACTCGGCATTTTTGCCATCATTTTCGCCACACTCAATGTGGCCGGAGGTTTTGTGGTGACGGACAGAATGCTGGAAATGTTTAAGAAGAAAAAGAAATAA
- a CDS encoding TonB-dependent siderophore receptor: protein MNKTTGKRQASEVVTFKKWGRKGYSAFSSLHKVVRIGSLGVMYLLHALPSNAATTFMDARRDTLDLTKDTHPVGEVVVSAQRAPVTFSQVARVVTVIGKDEIEAAPVQSIQDLLEYALNVDVRQRGNFGVQADVSIRGGSFDQVLILLNGINITDPQTGHHNLNLPISLDAVERIEILEGPASRVYGPNAFSGAINIITGTSDHSNVKVRAAGGQHGYYNAGLSGTWVSKHMKNFVAADYRKSDGYINNTDFNIGEGFYQGKIMTNAGNLEIQTGYTNRGFGANSFYTPAYPNQYERVKTTFASAKMETGKVVHFTPSVYWRRNQDKFELFRGMVDAPSWYTQHNYHLTDVYGTNLNAWFTSPLGKTAFGSDFRSENIWSTVLGKDLDKPINVPGEDGIQFTKSDSRTNFSIFLEHSVYLKSWMFSAGLMTNWNSQLGMKWNLYPGADVSWNFSKIARWYASVNKSLRMPTFTDLYYSSPTNVGNPDLKPEEATTLESGIKLEQKGLIGHVSWFHRWGKNMIDWVHQPNETVWHAENLTKINTDGIEFSARVSPDQLLGQKTFLHYVEVSYAWMNQNKQSGTYASRYVLDYMKNKLDIGISHAIWNHFGANWQFSYQDRNGAYTQWTGTGYGQEVDYKPFWLADARLYWKKKGTNIYMGVSNLLDKTYYDFGNLVQPGRWIRFGITQQIDL from the coding sequence ATGAACAAAACAACTGGCAAGCGCCAGGCATCCGAAGTGGTGACGTTCAAAAAGTGGGGTCGGAAAGGGTACTCCGCCTTCAGCAGCCTGCACAAAGTAGTGCGCATTGGTTCGCTGGGAGTGATGTATCTCCTGCACGCCTTACCCTCGAACGCAGCAACCACTTTTATGGATGCCCGCCGCGACACCCTTGACCTGACAAAGGATACCCATCCGGTCGGCGAGGTTGTGGTGAGTGCGCAGCGTGCCCCTGTAACCTTCTCGCAGGTGGCTCGTGTCGTTACCGTTATCGGGAAGGACGAGATTGAGGCTGCTCCGGTTCAGAGCATTCAGGACCTTTTAGAGTATGCCTTAAATGTTGATGTACGACAACGCGGAAATTTCGGCGTCCAGGCTGATGTCAGTATCCGCGGTGGTTCTTTCGACCAGGTTTTAATTCTTCTCAACGGCATCAACATCACCGACCCACAAACGGGTCACCACAATTTAAATCTCCCCATCAGTCTCGATGCAGTAGAGCGCATCGAAATCCTCGAAGGGCCCGCATCCAGGGTTTACGGACCCAACGCCTTCAGCGGAGCCATCAACATCATCACCGGAACCAGTGACCATTCGAACGTGAAAGTGCGCGCAGCAGGCGGACAGCATGGCTATTACAATGCCGGTTTGTCGGGTACGTGGGTCTCGAAGCACATGAAAAACTTCGTGGCAGCTGATTACCGGAAATCCGATGGCTACATCAACAACACGGATTTCAACATCGGTGAAGGATTCTACCAGGGGAAAATCATGACCAATGCAGGTAACCTGGAAATCCAGACTGGTTACACCAACCGGGGATTTGGAGCCAACAGTTTCTACACACCTGCTTATCCCAATCAGTACGAGCGCGTCAAAACCACTTTCGCGTCAGCTAAAATGGAGACCGGAAAGGTTGTGCATTTTACGCCTTCGGTGTACTGGCGACGGAACCAGGACAAGTTTGAGCTTTTCCGTGGGATGGTTGATGCGCCTTCGTGGTACACACAGCACAATTATCACCTGACCGATGTGTACGGAACCAATCTGAATGCCTGGTTTACTTCACCGTTAGGGAAAACGGCATTTGGTTCCGACTTCCGGAGTGAAAACATCTGGAGTACCGTATTGGGAAAAGATTTAGACAAACCAATTAATGTGCCGGGAGAGGATGGTATTCAGTTTACGAAATCTGATTCCCGGACCAACTTCAGTATATTCCTGGAGCATTCGGTTTACCTGAAAAGCTGGATGTTCTCGGCCGGACTGATGACTAACTGGAACTCGCAACTGGGCATGAAATGGAATTTGTATCCCGGAGCTGATGTCAGCTGGAATTTCAGCAAAATAGCCCGTTGGTATGCATCGGTGAACAAGTCACTTCGTATGCCAACCTTTACCGATTTGTATTACAGTAGTCCTACAAATGTCGGAAATCCCGATTTAAAACCGGAAGAAGCAACCACGTTGGAATCCGGAATTAAACTGGAACAGAAAGGTTTGATAGGTCATGTTTCCTGGTTTCACCGTTGGGGAAAGAACATGATCGACTGGGTCCATCAACCCAATGAAACCGTCTGGCATGCCGAGAACCTGACGAAAATAAATACCGACGGAATAGAGTTTTCAGCGCGGGTCAGTCCGGACCAGTTGCTGGGACAGAAAACATTTCTTCATTATGTGGAAGTGTCCTACGCCTGGATGAACCAGAATAAGCAGAGTGGAACTTATGCGTCGCGCTATGTGCTCGATTACATGAAGAACAAGCTCGATATTGGTATTTCGCACGCCATTTGGAACCATTTCGGCGCCAACTGGCAGTTCTCTTACCAGGACAGAAACGGTGCTTACACCCAATGGACCGGAACCGGCTACGGACAAGAAGTCGATTACAAGCCATTCTGGTTAGCTGATGCCCGTTTGTACTGGAAGAAAAAAGGAACAAATATCTACATGGGAGTCTCCAATCTGTTGGATAAAACCTATTACGATTTTGGAAATCTGGTACAGCCAGGCCGATGGATTCGCTTTGGAATTACCCAGCAAATCGATCTCTGA
- a CDS encoding Gfo/Idh/MocA family protein, whose product MKTNRRNFFRLAGITSAGILSGGMASCQQETQNTTPISSLPEIEEAVNKKHTQRFNMSGYAAPKVEKVRVGFIGLGDRGSGAVVRMAHIDGVEIKALCDKRPAAVEASQKTLDEMGLPEAATYTGDESAWKKLCERGDLDLVYICTPWSWHTPMAVYAMENGKHAATEVPAATTVDEAWQLVETSERTKKHCMMLENCCYDFFELLTLNMARQGYFGDIVHAEGAYLHTLLGMNFAKPQDNKQSDGAYTDMWRLKENFRNGNLYPTHGLGPVCQVMNVNRGDKMEYLTAMQTNDFQMAKLANELAEEDSFYQKFAGKEYRGNHNITSIRTAKGRTITVKHDVTSTRPYSRIHQITGTKATAQKWPNPQRISVEHRWASPEELKKFEDQYTPEIVKRVGEMAKEVGGHGGMDFIMDWRLIDCLRNGLPLDQDVYDAALWSVIAPLSEWSVANQSNSIEVPDFTCGSWESNDPVDLSLDKGGNTRVINPEKADKTKQLHV is encoded by the coding sequence ATGAAAACTAACCGAAGAAATTTTTTCCGCCTTGCGGGAATAACCAGTGCCGGCATCCTTTCCGGCGGAATGGCTTCCTGCCAACAAGAAACCCAAAACACAACTCCAATAAGTTCTCTTCCCGAAATTGAAGAGGCTGTCAACAAGAAACATACACAGCGATTTAATATGTCGGGGTATGCCGCTCCGAAGGTGGAGAAGGTGCGCGTCGGATTTATCGGTCTTGGCGATCGCGGTTCCGGCGCTGTTGTCAGAATGGCCCACATTGATGGGGTTGAAATCAAAGCGCTGTGTGACAAACGACCTGCAGCAGTTGAAGCTTCCCAAAAGACACTGGATGAGATGGGACTTCCGGAAGCAGCGACATACACCGGCGATGAATCCGCTTGGAAGAAATTATGTGAGCGAGGTGATTTAGACTTGGTATACATCTGCACGCCGTGGAGTTGGCATACGCCGATGGCGGTCTATGCCATGGAAAACGGGAAACATGCAGCCACGGAGGTTCCTGCTGCGACGACTGTAGATGAAGCCTGGCAGTTGGTCGAAACTTCGGAGCGGACGAAAAAGCATTGCATGATGCTGGAAAATTGCTGTTATGACTTTTTCGAGTTGCTTACGCTGAATATGGCCCGGCAAGGTTATTTCGGTGACATTGTTCATGCGGAAGGAGCCTATTTGCATACTTTGCTTGGGATGAATTTTGCCAAGCCACAGGACAATAAGCAATCAGACGGCGCGTACACGGATATGTGGCGGTTAAAGGAAAACTTCCGTAACGGGAATCTGTACCCTACGCATGGCCTGGGACCTGTTTGTCAGGTAATGAATGTTAATCGTGGTGATAAGATGGAATACCTCACAGCCATGCAAACCAACGATTTTCAGATGGCAAAATTGGCTAATGAACTGGCCGAAGAAGATTCATTTTACCAGAAATTTGCAGGCAAAGAATACCGGGGAAACCACAATATCACATCGATACGAACGGCTAAAGGAAGAACCATAACCGTAAAACACGATGTAACCTCTACCCGTCCTTACTCCCGTATTCATCAAATTACCGGAACCAAGGCAACCGCTCAGAAATGGCCGAATCCCCAGCGAATCTCTGTTGAACATCGCTGGGCTTCACCGGAGGAGTTAAAAAAGTTTGAAGATCAATATACTCCGGAAATTGTAAAAAGGGTTGGTGAAATGGCCAAAGAAGTTGGCGGACATGGCGGCATGGATTTCATCATGGACTGGCGCCTGATTGACTGTCTGCGCAATGGACTGCCGCTTGATCAGGATGTATATGATGCAGCATTGTGGAGTGTTATCGCTCCATTGAGCGAATGGTCGGTTGCCAATCAGTCCAACTCCATCGAAGTTCCTGATTTTACCTGCGGTTCCTGGGAAAGCAATGATCCGGTTGATTTGTCTCTTGACAAAGGCGGCAATACCCGCGTCATCAATCCTGAAAAGGCTGATAAGACAAAGCAACTACATGTCTGA
- a CDS encoding PAS domain S-box protein, whose translation MAESSDILQLRARLAELENKIEELEKIHDLTGTGYFKDDGSKGYWSDELLRITGYRRGETDERFYSFLDTVVHPEDLEYIDRQHTLLKPGMDRILNYRIVRKDRSILLVQENVRLDLAPDKKRVITGAIRDISDIFTVDATQKEDRTSYRALINSANDRIALLKEDQTKVLVNTAYYQSLGFDESEQQELLERKLVFIEDKAAYDDAISQALSSGSSVAEYRVFDRHGSVHHMDTRFTRIWSDNGTTPYILQISRDVSSLKKAEEKQSESEKKFRRLFEMSNDAILLLKESGEIMDCNRKTTELFEMEREALIGRFPWELSPEMQPDGALSREKALTIFQDALSGKKLVFRWEHLSHKGYLFDAEIQLTLVQVNNQRLLLINLRDITKQNLAESALLESEQKFRKFFDTSLLGNIIALADHSFAEVNDKACSILGYSQAEFKVMNWNQIIHPDDHFELLFDVGQIFQGKKKEITREVRLERKNGHLLFGLVAITPLRNDAGHVYAILTSLLDITDRKLAENALKQSQNRLSSIFENAPLGIIILDGDGKLFMWNERFVSILNARGERIDMNYIARHMHPDDVNDAREALKKLIVGRTDSLVMTKAYRLDKSETLWLKVTASSIKSDSNDVQYIVCMIEDITTQTSISESLKASEQRFRSLFSHMRNGFMIIDVIKDKNDRIENFQFAEVNEAIEEVTGISRTQYAGKLASTLMGRQSRYWFPYIEEILKSQSVIREEFFIKDTGRYLEITAYPLQGNQIAAILEDVSERKMTETSLMVNEQKFRSLAENNQDAIIRYDSHQWVTYLNRQAEELFQLRLIDIMSQPLPEKVWKKSQRKKWKETLDYVLKSGESKHIETHHKRKGKRVIMLWRLTPEFSTNNKIISVLAVSRDVTLMKEAQQQLLVAKEKAEESDKLKSAFLANMSHEIRTPLNGIMGFAELLKLSNIGEDEKQDFLENITQSGYKLLTIINDILDLSKIEAGQINIVRNRFSVNRMLNDLYKLFQPKLSLSNSKVSMSVTTALEGHESFIYSDEGRLRQIIINLVDNALKFTEEGDIEFGYEIIDHSQIRFFVKDSGIGIPDDKRQAIFERFRQAQDTHLNKYGGTGLGLSIAKGFAELLGGTIDFTSEVGKGTTFYLTLPFPSGSDHNHENTSPDDLAFDPEMYDWTGKKILLIDDDRSNFFLLRRLLKETGCHVDFAQNASEGLSNLINNEYSTILMDIRLPDINGFDLTKKLRKEQNDIPIIFQTANAMEQDRKKAFEVGADDFLSKPLDFEDLFHVLEKFLQ comes from the coding sequence ATGGCGGAAAGCAGTGATATCCTTCAACTTCGGGCCCGGTTAGCCGAATTGGAAAATAAGATTGAAGAACTGGAGAAGATTCACGACCTAACCGGAACAGGGTATTTCAAAGATGACGGTTCCAAAGGATATTGGTCGGATGAATTGCTGAGAATCACCGGATACCGGCGTGGAGAAACCGACGAACGGTTCTACTCTTTCCTGGACACCGTTGTACACCCGGAAGATTTGGAATACATAGACCGCCAGCACACTCTGCTAAAACCCGGGATGGACCGGATTCTCAACTACCGTATTGTCAGAAAAGACAGAAGTATTCTGCTGGTACAGGAAAATGTCCGGCTGGATTTGGCTCCTGATAAGAAAAGAGTGATAACCGGCGCCATCAGGGACATCTCCGACATTTTTACCGTTGACGCGACGCAGAAAGAAGACCGAACCTCCTATCGTGCATTGATTAATAGCGCAAACGACCGGATTGCTCTATTGAAAGAAGACCAAACGAAAGTATTGGTGAATACGGCTTACTACCAATCGCTGGGCTTTGATGAATCAGAGCAACAGGAGTTGCTGGAACGCAAGCTTGTTTTCATTGAGGACAAAGCTGCATATGATGATGCGATCAGTCAGGCGTTATCGTCAGGTAGTTCGGTTGCCGAATACCGTGTATTCGATCGTCATGGCTCGGTTCACCACATGGATACCCGCTTTACACGAATTTGGTCCGACAACGGGACAACGCCTTATATTCTCCAGATTTCACGCGACGTCAGCTCATTGAAAAAAGCTGAAGAAAAGCAATCGGAAAGCGAAAAAAAGTTCCGTCGGTTATTCGAAATGTCCAACGATGCCATTCTTCTTTTGAAGGAATCGGGTGAAATAATGGACTGTAATCGCAAAACTACCGAGCTGTTTGAGATGGAACGTGAGGCGTTAATCGGGCGTTTCCCCTGGGAATTATCACCTGAAATGCAACCGGATGGCGCACTTTCCAGGGAAAAGGCACTGACCATTTTTCAAGACGCTTTGTCCGGAAAGAAACTGGTATTCAGATGGGAACATCTAAGTCATAAAGGGTATTTGTTTGATGCTGAAATTCAGCTCACATTGGTGCAAGTCAATAATCAGCGCCTCCTGCTAATCAACCTGCGGGATATTACCAAACAAAACCTGGCCGAAAGCGCACTGCTCGAATCAGAGCAAAAGTTCCGTAAATTCTTCGACACCAGTCTTCTTGGAAATATTATTGCTTTAGCGGATCATTCTTTTGCCGAAGTAAATGATAAGGCTTGTTCCATTCTGGGATATTCTCAGGCGGAATTCAAAGTAATGAACTGGAACCAAATCATTCACCCTGACGATCATTTCGAACTGCTTTTCGACGTTGGACAAATTTTTCAGGGAAAGAAAAAAGAAATCACCCGCGAAGTAAGGCTCGAGCGCAAGAATGGTCATCTGTTATTTGGGCTGGTGGCTATAACGCCGCTCAGGAACGATGCCGGGCATGTATACGCCATTCTTACTTCACTACTGGATATCACCGACAGGAAATTGGCTGAAAACGCTTTAAAACAAAGTCAGAATCGACTTTCTTCAATCTTTGAAAATGCTCCGTTGGGTATCATTATTCTCGACGGCGACGGTAAGCTTTTCATGTGGAATGAGCGGTTTGTCAGCATTCTGAATGCCCGCGGTGAACGAATTGACATGAATTACATCGCCCGGCACATGCACCCGGATGACGTGAACGATGCCCGGGAGGCATTGAAAAAGTTGATTGTCGGCCGAACCGATTCGCTTGTGATGACCAAAGCTTACCGATTGGATAAATCTGAAACATTATGGCTGAAGGTGACCGCTTCCTCCATCAAATCCGATAGCAATGACGTTCAGTATATCGTGTGTATGATTGAGGATATCACCACACAGACTTCCATCAGCGAATCGCTGAAAGCCAGCGAACAGCGCTTCCGGTCCTTATTTTCGCACATGCGCAACGGCTTTATGATCATTGATGTAATAAAAGATAAAAACGACCGCATTGAAAATTTTCAGTTTGCTGAAGTCAATGAAGCAATTGAAGAAGTAACCGGCATTTCCCGAACTCAGTATGCCGGCAAACTTGCTTCCACTTTAATGGGAAGGCAGTCGCGCTATTGGTTCCCTTATATCGAAGAAATCCTGAAAAGCCAATCGGTTATCCGGGAAGAGTTCTTCATTAAAGATACAGGGCGGTACCTGGAAATTACAGCTTATCCTTTACAGGGAAATCAAATCGCGGCCATTCTGGAAGACGTTAGCGAACGAAAAATGACAGAAACATCGCTCATGGTTAATGAGCAAAAGTTCCGAAGCCTGGCCGAAAACAATCAGGATGCCATCATTCGCTACGATAGCCATCAGTGGGTAACGTACTTAAACCGCCAGGCAGAAGAACTTTTCCAACTCCGCCTCATTGACATCATGAGCCAACCACTTCCTGAAAAAGTATGGAAGAAAAGCCAGCGAAAGAAATGGAAGGAAACGCTGGATTATGTTTTGAAATCCGGCGAATCGAAACACATCGAGACGCATCATAAAAGAAAAGGGAAAAGGGTCATTATGCTGTGGCGCCTGACGCCCGAGTTTTCGACCAACAACAAGATTATTTCCGTTTTGGCCGTATCGCGTGACGTTACGCTCATGAAAGAGGCGCAACAGCAACTGTTGGTGGCCAAGGAAAAAGCGGAAGAGAGCGACAAATTGAAATCGGCATTCCTGGCTAACATGTCCCACGAAATCAGGACGCCGCTAAACGGAATTATGGGCTTTGCCGAACTGCTGAAACTGTCGAATATTGGTGAGGATGAAAAGCAGGACTTCCTGGAAAACATCACGCAAAGCGGATATAAGCTGCTCACGATTATTAACGACATCCTCGATCTTTCGAAGATTGAAGCCGGCCAGATTAACATTGTTCGCAATCGTTTTTCGGTTAACCGGATGCTGAATGATCTGTACAAACTTTTCCAGCCGAAGCTCAGTCTTTCGAATTCGAAAGTTAGTATGTCAGTTACTACGGCATTAGAAGGCCACGAGAGCTTTATTTACAGTGACGAAGGTCGGTTACGACAAATCATTATCAACCTGGTTGACAATGCGCTTAAGTTTACTGAAGAAGGTGATATTGAATTTGGTTACGAAATTATCGACCATTCGCAGATTCGCTTCTTTGTGAAGGATTCAGGAATCGGCATCCCGGATGACAAACGGCAAGCTATTTTCGAACGATTTCGACAAGCGCAGGACACGCATCTGAATAAATACGGGGGTACCGGTCTGGGATTGTCTATCGCGAAAGGTTTTGCTGAACTGCTCGGTGGAACTATCGATTTTACCTCGGAAGTTGGTAAAGGCACCACTTTCTATCTAACACTCCCCTTCCCTTCCGGTTCGGATCACAACCACGAAAATACGTCGCCTGATGATCTGGCTTTTGATCCGGAAATGTACGACTGGACCGGCAAGAAAATTCTGTTGATTGATGATGACCGGAGTAATTTTTTCCTTTTGAGAAGACTGCTTAAAGAGACAGGATGCCATGTAGATTTTGCCCAAAACGCAAGCGAAGGATTAAGCAATTTAATAAACAATGAATATTCGACTATCCTAATGGACATTCGTCTTCCCGATATCAATGGATTTGATTTGACAAAAAAACTGCGAAAAGAACAGAACGACATTCCGATTATTTTCCAAACGGCTAATGCCATGGAGCAGGATCGGAAGAAAGCATTCGAAGTGGGTGCCGATGATTTTCTTTCCAAGCCACTCGATTTTGAGGATCTGTTTCATGTGCTCGAAAAATTTCTGCAATAA
- a CDS encoding DUF5606 domain-containing protein, with amino-acid sequence MLKGILAISGQPGLFKVVSEGKNNIIVESLLNGKKMPAFASSKISSLEDIAIYTSQEDVPLKEVFKNIMEKEDGGKAISHKASTEELTNYFAEVLPEYDRDQVYISDIRKVIQWYNLLQEKELLNDEDEEESEESETSEEADDSKE; translated from the coding sequence ATGTTAAAAGGAATTTTGGCGATTTCCGGTCAGCCCGGACTTTTTAAAGTAGTATCCGAAGGAAAGAATAACATCATCGTGGAATCGTTGCTGAACGGTAAAAAGATGCCGGCATTTGCCAGCTCTAAAATTAGCTCGCTGGAAGATATTGCCATTTATACTTCGCAGGAAGATGTTCCGTTGAAAGAGGTCTTCAAAAACATCATGGAGAAGGAAGATGGTGGAAAAGCCATTAGCCATAAGGCGTCAACCGAAGAGCTTACCAATTATTTTGCTGAAGTTTTGCCTGAGTATGATCGCGACCAGGTTTACATTTCCGATATCCGGAAAGTGATTCAGTGGTATAATCTCCTCCAGGAAAAGGAGCTGCTTAACGACGAAGACGAAGAAGAGTCAGAAGAAAGCGAAACTTCGGAAGAAGCTGATGATAGCAAAGAATAA
- a CDS encoding Re/Si-specific NAD(P)(+) transhydrogenase subunit alpha, producing MIIGLLKETGSEKRVAMLPEVVSGLIERKVEIFVEEGAGETAYQNDESYKKAGAQVVSRKEVLEKAEVLIQIQPPETDLVESLKKEQLWISQYNPLWNTDLVKAFISKGIVSFSLDSVPRITRAQAMDVLSSMATVSGYKAVLEAASLLPSFFPMFMTAAGTIRPANVLILGAGVAGLQAIAISRKLGAQVQVFDVRSAVKEEVMSLGAKFVEVEGAREDAAAGGYAVEQTEDFKKRQQEAINEKAIKADVVIGTAQIPGKKAPVLIPNDVVEKMKPGSVIIDLAASTGGNCELSKDNEIVEHHGVRIVGQSNYPAQMPTDASKMFGKNLSNFLALMIDEEGQLQLDFEDEIIKGTCITRDGEVINERVKSMLDSKK from the coding sequence ATGATAATTGGATTACTGAAGGAGACCGGTTCAGAGAAACGGGTCGCCATGTTGCCCGAAGTTGTTTCAGGCCTGATAGAACGAAAAGTGGAAATTTTCGTCGAGGAAGGGGCCGGTGAAACAGCTTATCAAAATGATGAAAGTTATAAAAAGGCTGGTGCCCAGGTTGTATCACGGAAAGAAGTTTTGGAAAAAGCGGAAGTCCTGATACAAATTCAACCTCCTGAGACCGATTTAGTTGAAAGTCTGAAAAAAGAGCAGCTCTGGATTAGCCAGTATAATCCGCTCTGGAATACCGATTTGGTAAAGGCTTTCATTTCGAAAGGAATCGTCAGCTTCAGTCTCGATTCGGTTCCCCGGATTACACGCGCCCAGGCCATGGATGTTCTGTCGTCGATGGCAACAGTTTCAGGTTACAAGGCTGTCCTGGAAGCCGCTTCACTCCTTCCCTCTTTTTTCCCGATGTTTATGACAGCTGCCGGAACCATCCGTCCGGCCAATGTACTAATTCTTGGAGCCGGCGTGGCCGGACTGCAGGCTATCGCCATTTCCCGCAAGTTGGGAGCCCAGGTTCAGGTTTTCGATGTGCGTTCGGCCGTTAAAGAGGAAGTAATGAGCCTCGGCGCTAAATTCGTTGAAGTGGAAGGCGCCCGTGAGGATGCTGCAGCCGGCGGATACGCCGTTGAACAGACTGAAGATTTCAAGAAACGGCAGCAGGAAGCCATTAACGAGAAAGCCATAAAAGCCGACGTTGTTATTGGGACGGCGCAAATTCCTGGTAAGAAGGCCCCTGTTTTAATTCCCAACGATGTCGTGGAAAAGATGAAGCCCGGGTCGGTCATCATCGATTTAGCTGCTTCCACTGGTGGAAATTGTGAGCTTTCGAAGGACAACGAAATAGTCGAACATCATGGTGTGCGCATCGTGGGACAATCTAATTATCCTGCTCAAATGCCGACGGATGCCAGCAAAATGTTTGGAAAGAATCTCTCCAATTTTCTCGCTCTCATGATTGATGAGGAAGGTCAGCTTCAGCTCGACTTTGAGGACGAGATTATTAAAGGAACCTGTATAACTCGTGACGGTGAAGTTATCAATGAGCGGGTTAAGTCGATGTTGGACAGTAAAAAATGA